DNA sequence from the Deltaproteobacteria bacterium RBG_16_64_85 genome:
GGTCATGCCGACCTCGAACGACACCCGCGTCCGGGTCGACGCCTTCTGGAAAATCATCGCCAGCGTCTTTCCCGCGAGCGGCCGGGGCGCCCCCCGGCGCTTTCCTCTCCGCTTCCACGTCCTGCCCGACGCCAGGAGTGCGAGGAGCTCCTTGTCGGTCAGGTCGAGGATCCGCAGCAGGTCTTTCCTCACTTCCGTCCTCCCGCCGGCAGGGAGGTCCACAACAGGTCCAGCGCATGCCGGATCTCGGCGTCGTTCACGGTCAGCGGCGGCAGAAAGCGGAGGACATTCCCCGACGTGGCGTTCACGATGAGGCCGTTCCGCAGACACTGCTCCGCGATCTCCTTCGTCTCGACCTCCATCTCCATCGCCAGTATCAGGCCCAGGCCACGGACTTTCCGCACATCCGTACGCCGCTCGGCAAGCTCGGAGAGCCCGTTCTTGAGGAGCTCCCCTTTCCGGCAAACTTCGTCGAGGAACCCCTGCGACCGCAGCGTCTCCAGGACGACCTTGGCGGCGGCGCAGCAGACGGGGTTGCCGCCGAAGGTACTGCCGTGCGAGCCGGCGCCAAACGCGGCCGCCACCTCCTCGCGCGCCACGACCGCCCCCAGCGGCAGGCCGTTGGCAAGCCCCTTGGCCAGGGTGACGATGTCGGGCAGCAGGCCGAACCTCTCGCTCGCGAGCATCGCGCCGGTGCGCCCCAGCCCCGTCTGGATCTCATCCACCAACAGGAGAATGCCGTTCTGCCGGCAAAGGCGCTCGGCCTCCTTGAGATACCCGGGCGGGTGCA
Encoded proteins:
- a CDS encoding acetylornithine aminotransferase, which codes for MTEKYQMANYARFPVVFVRGEGARLFDAEGREYLDFLGGIAVALLGHTHPEVTRAVTVQARNLLHVSNLFHVPVQAEAGRLLSESTIGGKVFFCNSGTEANEAAIKLTRKWFADRGKEEVHEFVVLEGSFHGRTYGGLSATGQPKLHKGFEPMLPGFVTVPFGDIAAFENALTNRTCAFLVEPIQGESGVRMHPPGYLKEAERLCRQNGILLLVDEIQTGLGRTGAMLASERFGLLPDIVTLAKGLANGLPLGAVVAREEVAAAFGAGSHGSTFGGNPVCCAAAKVVLETLRSQGFLDEVCRKGELLKNGLSELAERRTDVRKVRGLGLILAMEMEVETKEIAEQCLRNGLIVNATSGNVLRFLPPLTVNDAEIRHALDLLWTSLPAGGRK